In Pseudobacter ginsenosidimutans, the following are encoded in one genomic region:
- a CDS encoding alkene reductase yields the protein MKLFHPYSLEDLKLSNRIVMPPMTRSRAGKNEVATEMMAEYYAQRASAGLIISEGTQISRQGQGYAWTPGIYTEAQIEGWKKVTDAVHKKGGLIFAQLWHVGRVSHVSIQPAQQAPVAPSALLAEGVKVFVDVSGKGPDTGVGEMIQHSMPRELSVPEIKSIIGEYAQAARNAIEAGFDGVELHGANGYLIEQFIDSQTNLRQDEYGGDLNGRLRFLREVTTAVADAIGKHRVGVRQAPLTTLMGAKDDTPEITYIEAAKVLDEIGIAYIHIAEADWDDAPVMPVAFKEAYRKAFRGTLIYTGKYDLRRAEEAIDRGWADLISFGRPFIANPDLPYRMKNNIPLNIPDRARFFGGGAAGYIDYPFADRCNGCEIKP from the coding sequence ATGAAACTCTTCCATCCATATAGTTTAGAAGATTTGAAACTGTCTAACAGGATCGTGATGCCGCCCATGACCAGGTCCAGGGCGGGTAAGAACGAAGTGGCCACTGAGATGATGGCCGAATATTATGCACAACGCGCATCTGCCGGACTGATCATTTCCGAGGGAACGCAGATCAGTCGCCAGGGACAGGGTTATGCCTGGACGCCCGGCATCTACACCGAAGCGCAGATAGAAGGTTGGAAAAAAGTGACGGATGCCGTTCACAAAAAAGGCGGACTGATCTTCGCGCAGCTATGGCATGTTGGCCGTGTATCACATGTGTCGATTCAACCGGCGCAACAAGCGCCTGTAGCGCCTTCCGCGTTGCTGGCTGAAGGCGTGAAAGTATTTGTGGATGTATCAGGCAAAGGTCCGGATACAGGCGTTGGCGAAATGATACAGCACTCCATGCCTCGCGAGCTCAGTGTCCCGGAGATCAAAAGTATTATCGGAGAGTATGCGCAGGCTGCGCGCAATGCTATTGAAGCAGGATTTGACGGAGTGGAGCTGCATGGCGCCAATGGTTACCTGATAGAGCAGTTCATCGATTCACAAACCAATCTCCGGCAGGATGAATATGGCGGAGATCTGAATGGCAGGTTACGTTTCCTCCGGGAAGTAACAACGGCAGTAGCCGATGCGATCGGGAAACACAGGGTAGGCGTGCGCCAGGCGCCGCTTACCACGCTGATGGGCGCTAAGGATGATACACCGGAGATCACGTATATTGAAGCTGCAAAGGTCCTCGATGAGATCGGCATTGCGTATATCCATATCGCGGAAGCCGATTGGGATGATGCGCCGGTAATGCCGGTTGCATTCAAGGAGGCTTACAGAAAGGCATTCAGGGGAACGCTTATCTATACTGGTAAATATGATCTGAGGCGCGCGGAGGAAGCCATCGATAGAGGATGGGCAGACCTGATCTCTTTCGGCAGGCCGTTCATCGCCAATCCAGATCTTCCTTACCGGATGAAGAACAATATTCCGCTCAATATACCAGACAGGGCCCGATTCTTTGGTGGTGGCGCGGCGGGCTATATCGATTATCCTTTTGCTGACCGCTGCAATGGTTGCGAAATAAAACCATAG
- a CDS encoding aldo/keto reductase, translating to MEYRKLGNTDLALSAITYGAFAIGGNMWGGNERKDSIAAVHASLDHGVTSLDTAPFYGFGLSEKIIGEALQGKDRTKVQILTKFGLVWDGSNNGKGEYFFDAEDNGKSLPVYKYASKENLIKEVEESLQRLRTDYIDLLQLHWPDTTTPIDETMLALQQLLQQGKIRAAGVSNYSVEQLQDAGKTITPASNQVPYSMLNRSIEKEMVHYVREKKIGIIAYSPLERGLLSGKYFSGAKLKDDDHRNGYFGQFDPEAVKTLLTALAPLAEDKGASLARLVLRWTTQQPGITVALAGARNAEQAASNAKSMDFTLTQQELDFIQAQLQQL from the coding sequence TTTGCCATCGGAGGAAATATGTGGGGTGGTAATGAAAGGAAGGATTCTATCGCAGCAGTGCATGCCTCGCTCGATCATGGTGTTACTTCGCTCGATACGGCACCATTCTATGGGTTTGGACTTAGTGAGAAAATCATCGGAGAAGCATTGCAGGGAAAGGATCGCACCAAAGTGCAGATCCTCACCAAATTCGGACTGGTATGGGACGGAAGTAATAATGGAAAAGGAGAATATTTCTTCGATGCGGAAGACAATGGCAAATCCCTGCCCGTTTACAAATACGCTTCGAAAGAGAATCTCATAAAAGAAGTGGAAGAAAGCCTGCAGCGTTTACGTACAGACTATATCGATCTTTTGCAGCTGCACTGGCCGGATACCACAACGCCCATCGACGAAACGATGCTGGCCCTGCAACAATTGCTGCAACAGGGAAAGATACGCGCAGCAGGCGTAAGCAATTATAGTGTTGAGCAATTGCAGGATGCAGGTAAAACAATTACGCCTGCTTCCAACCAGGTACCGTACAGCATGCTGAACAGGAGTATCGAAAAAGAAATGGTCCATTATGTGCGCGAAAAGAAGATCGGGATCATCGCCTATAGTCCGCTCGAGCGCGGACTGCTATCTGGAAAATATTTCTCCGGTGCCAAACTGAAAGACGATGATCATCGCAATGGTTATTTCGGACAGTTCGATCCTGAAGCTGTTAAAACATTGCTCACGGCACTGGCTCCGCTGGCGGAAGACAAAGGCGCTTCACTGGCCCGGCTGGTATTGAGGTGGACCACACAGCAGCCAGGCATCACCGTTGCGCTGGCCGGCGCAAGGAATGCAGAGCAGGCTGCCAGCAATGCAAAGTCCATGGACTTCACACTCACGCAACAGGAACTTGATTTCATCCAGGCACAATTACAGCAACTGTAA